From Macaca mulatta isolate MMU2019108-1 chromosome 1, T2T-MMU8v2.0, whole genome shotgun sequence, the proteins below share one genomic window:
- the CALML6 gene encoding calmodulin-like protein 6 isoform X9: MTQLPSHSNEAEEDADGGAPEPGCHCAPRWSREPGRALRGEDGCWRGASREPRSGRPAGPQPAPPFVPGDCGSPEGKRTGPGVNEDGWRRRVRSTRNPHDRPRTATPAGRAPTPSRVTRDAQAPGPPRLRAACERRLVGERGANDRGRSFQDARR; this comes from the exons ATGACCCAGCTGCCGTCACATTCGAACGAGGCTGAAGAGGACGCGGACGGAGGAGCCCCGGAACCTGGCTGCCACTGCGCCCCGAGGTGGAGCAGGGAGCCGGGCCGGGCCCTCCGCGGCGAGGACGGCTGCTGGCGAGGGGCCTCTCGGGAGCCGCGGTCGGGGCGCCCCGCGGGGCCGCAGCCGGCGCCTCCGTTCGTCCCCGGCGACTGTGGGAGCCCGGAAGGGAAACGCACAGGGCCGGGTGTGAACGAGGACGGATGGCGGCGCCGGGTTCGCAGCACTCGAAATCCCCACGACCGGCCTCGGACGGCGACCCCGGCCGGCCGAGCTCCCACTCCAAGCCGGGTGACCCGAGACGCCCAGGCCCCGGGACCGCCCAGACTCCGCGCGGCCTGCGAGCGCCGTCTGGTGGGAGAGCGCGGAGCTAACGACCGGGGGCGGAGCTTCCAG GACGCAAGGCGCTGA